The following are from one region of the Methanoculleus caldifontis genome:
- a CDS encoding META domain-containing protein encodes MAPNRRRNRNYILATASLLVIVVASIITAGCTAGTSAPGATAGLTGVSWSLDSYLAGNGTLVPALPGTEVTAAFGPDDKVTGSAGCNGYGGDYRLDGTSLSVSSLARTLKLCLEPEGIMEQEERFLDLLGSAAGYRLEGDRLLITGADGATTLVFVKGAEPVALSGTSWRLASLAGENGTMTPVISGTNVTANFDADGRLGGSAGCNSYGADYAVDGANLRIEPPIRTEMYCSEPPGLMDQEDRYLAFLTEAASYRVERVTENGERISLGATISSRTESDRLILTDRNGTDILVFEPVFPTPDLPLAGTDWVLDGYSTGGDAVSSVIAGTTITATFSPDGNVTGNAGCNHYGGNYLLDGTNLSVSSVYSTLMYCEEPAGTMEQEARYLGHLANVSSYRVEGDRLTLTDAAGIDLLFFVQAEEVPAAPLTGTGWTLESYSTDGVSASSVIAGTAITAAFSDDGNVTGSAGCNRYGAGYLLDGANLTVEPPISTKMHCGEPEGVMEQENRYLSLLESVTGYRIDGDRLDLLDGSGRALLSYRAGGAARP; translated from the coding sequence ATGGCACCCAACAGAAGAAGGAACAGAAACTACATCCTCGCGACGGCGTCGCTCCTCGTCATCGTCGTGGCGAGCATCATCACCGCGGGATGCACGGCAGGAACGTCCGCCCCCGGTGCGACTGCCGGGCTGACCGGGGTCTCGTGGTCGCTCGACTCCTACCTCGCCGGGAACGGCACGCTCGTCCCGGCCCTGCCCGGAACGGAGGTCACGGCGGCCTTCGGCCCTGACGACAAGGTCACCGGCTCGGCCGGGTGCAATGGTTACGGTGGCGACTACCGTCTCGACGGGACGAGCCTCTCGGTCTCATCGCTCGCCCGGACGCTGAAACTCTGCCTGGAGCCCGAAGGCATCATGGAGCAGGAGGAGCGGTTCCTGGACCTCCTCGGCTCGGCGGCAGGCTACCGGCTTGAGGGTGACCGGCTCCTCATCACCGGTGCCGACGGCGCGACGACGCTCGTCTTCGTGAAGGGAGCCGAACCCGTGGCACTCTCCGGAACCTCCTGGAGGCTCGCAAGCCTCGCCGGCGAGAACGGCACGATGACCCCGGTCATCTCCGGCACGAACGTCACGGCGAACTTTGATGCCGACGGCAGGCTCGGCGGCTCGGCCGGGTGCAACAGTTACGGCGCCGATTACGCCGTGGACGGCGCGAACCTCCGGATCGAACCGCCCATAAGGACCGAGATGTACTGCAGCGAGCCGCCGGGTCTCATGGACCAGGAGGACCGCTACCTCGCGTTCCTGACGGAAGCCGCCTCCTACCGGGTGGAGCGGGTGACGGAGAACGGCGAGAGGATCTCTCTTGGCGCCACCATCTCCTCCCGGACGGAGAGCGACCGGCTGATCCTCACGGACCGGAACGGCACCGACATCCTGGTCTTCGAACCGGTCTTCCCGACGCCCGATCTCCCGCTCGCCGGGACCGACTGGGTGCTCGACGGCTACAGCACCGGGGGAGACGCGGTCTCCTCGGTGATCGCCGGGACGACGATCACCGCGACCTTCTCGCCTGACGGGAACGTCACCGGAAACGCCGGGTGCAACCACTACGGCGGCAACTACCTCCTCGATGGAACGAACCTCTCGGTCTCCTCGGTCTACAGCACCCTGATGTACTGCGAGGAGCCGGCGGGAACCATGGAGCAGGAGGCGAGGTACCTCGGCCACCTCGCGAACGTCTCCTCCTACCGGGTCGAGGGCGACCGCCTGACCCTCACGGACGCGGCGGGGATCGATCTCCTCTTCTTCGTCCAGGCGGAAGAGGTGCCGGCGGCCCCCCTCACCGGGACAGGGTGGACGCTCGAGTCCTACAGCACCGACGGGGTCTCGGCCTCCTCGGTGATCGCCGGGACCGCGATCACCGCGGCCTTCAGCGATGACGGGAACGTCACCGGCTCTGCCGGGTGCAACAGGTACGGGGCCGGCTACCTGCTCGACGGCGCGAACCTCACCGTCGAGCCGCCGATCAGCACGAAGATGCATTGCGGCGAACCGGAAGGGGTTATGGAACAGGAGAATAGATACCTCAGTCTTCTTGAATCGGTCACGGGCTACCGGATCGACGGCGACCGGCTCGACCTCCTTGATGGGTCCGGCCGGGCCCTGCTCTCCTACCGGGCCGGCGGCGCGGCGCGGCCCTGA